AGGGTATCCTCGTTGGCATCTCGGCCGGTGCAGCGATCAGCGCGGCCTTGCAGCTTGGTAAGCGACCAGAGAATAAGGGTAAGATGATCGTCGTCATCATACCTAGCTGCGGTGAGCGTTATCTCTCGACGTGGTTATTTGACGAGTAAGACTTTGAGCTCGGATCATCCAAGCCCGCCAATTTTACGGACGTAACGTCACAGCATGCAGGTTGAGGGTGCGGTGGCGACTTGCCGCCGGGAAGTCGACTTTGTCACCGCCACTCGACCAGGCCGCTGGTGGCAAATAGCCGGAGGCATCAGTCTGGAAAGAGGTGGCGCGTCCCACCTCTTCTTTCGCACGTATCTTTTGGGTTACCGTGTCATAAACAACTGCATAAATAATATTTTGTTTTCCATCTTTTTGGATGCCCCAGTAAGCAACTAGTGGCCCACAATAGGAAGGGTTAGAGAATAGGTGCCGCAGCGGAAGCTGGACTTTTTTAAACGTGACTTTTTTATTAGAAGCATCCCACCCCAAAATAGACTCATGAGAGTCGAGTGCGTCGTAGCTCTCAATCATGGCACCAGTAACGGCGTTAAAGGCCTGACTGTCGTTGCGCTCACAGCGTGTACCTAACACTTGATGGCCGTTTAAAAACACTGCATGCACCCAAGCTAGAGTCTTGCTCTGCCAAATAATCGGACGACAAAGGAAACCCTCGGGTCCGTTAGAGAACTCCTGCGGTTCACCCAAGCTAAGATCTGCCACGCCGAGAAATGCCCTGTCGCTTGGTGTTTTCACAGGATCGCATGCGTAGGCGTCTTCCCAACCTGTTGCCACGATGAGTGCCAATGCGAGAGACATGCTATAACATTTTCCTAACGATGTTCCCGAAACCATATCACCACTCCACTACAAAGAGTCAGGGTCAGCTGACTCATAGAGGCTCTCGGATCGAAGTTTTGGGTGGATTAGCGATTTCTGGTAACCGTCCAGATTCAGTTGTTATTTTTTTTGTTTTTGTCGTCTGCTTAAGAGCCTGATCAGGGCCCAGTCGATCGGAAGGACTAGGTCTTGACAGCTGAGCCCTCCACATGGTTTCCTAAAGCTGTTCATCAAGACCGGTTGAGGGATAGGCCCGACGACACCGGGGCAACCACGTAGAGCAATTTACGTATGGTGCCAAGTCCTGCGGTAGCCCCACTATATTGTGGAGAGCAAACCGGAAGATGAGCAGAAATGGTCTCCAGCCAGTTTCTTGCACCCACTCCCGTCACCGCATGATCTTGAGTCCCGTACGATGAGGACGAGATGGCGGAGTTGGCGAGAGAGCAGAGTGCCAGTAGGCGGATCAGCAGAGACAGACGTGATGGATCGCGCGTGGCCGGTGTCGTTACCCTTGGTCAGAGGCCGTTCGCGCTTGACTGCGGTGGCGCGCTCGCTGAGGTGCAGGTAGCCTACGAAATCGTCGGGCCTAGTGATGCCCCTGTCGTTGCGGTGCTCGGTGGTATTTCCGCCGGGCGGTACGTGACGTCAGCAACCACTGGGCCCAAGGGGTGGTGGGCAGATCTCTGTGGTCCAGGCCTGGCTCTCGATACTGAGCGTTATCGTCTGTTATCGTGGGACTTTCTTGGCGGCAACGGAGCGACCACCGGACCGCGGTCGGTACCGCATTTACGTACGGCATTTCCCGACGTCACCACCTTTGACCAAGCGCGCGTGGCTGCAGAGCTACTGACGCTGCTGGGCGTGCAGCAGCTTCACGCCTTTGTCGGCGCATCGTACGGTGGCATGGTGGCGCTGGCTTTTGCCGCAGCTTATCCGACTAGGGTGCGGCAAATCCTGGCCATCGTGACGGCACACCGCAGTGCGCCTTTGGCAACTGGATGGCGCACGATTCAGCGGCAGATTGTTCAACTAGGCCTAGACTCCAACCGTGGCGACGAGGGCCTGGCTATTGCGCGGGCACTCGGTATGGCGACCTATCGCACGCCGGATGAGTTTACGCAGCGCTTTGGTGGCAGCCGCAGTGATACGAGAGATCCGGATTCCTTTCCGGTTTGGGGCTACCTGAAATCGCGCGGTGATGACTACGTGAAGCATATGGATCCCTATGCTTTCCTGACACTCTCGCGATCGATCGATTTACATGCGGTGGACCCGCAAGCGATTACCGTGCCGACGACGCTGGCGGCGGTCCGTCAGGACCAGTTAGTGCCGCTTAGTTTAGTGGAGGAGTTAGCTGCAAGTTTCAAAGCACCCTGCGCGCTGAAGGTCCTCGATTCGCTCTATGGTCACGATGCTTTTCTCAAAGAACCAGAATTTTACGGTCAACTTTTGCGATGTTTATAGGAGCCCCCTCACGTGAGTCAATTCTCTGCAACGTCCTGTGTCCGTGCCGCTGTCGCTACCGACACCTCCCACGGAGCGGTGATTCCGCCGCTGCATCTATCAACCAACTTCACGTTCAAAGGTTTGGGCGAACGTCGTCAGTACGACTACACGCGCTCTGGTAACCCGACGCGCGATCAGTTGGCGGAGACTCTGGCTGAGCTCGAAGGTGGGCACGGTGCCATCGTCACAAGTTCGGGTATGGCGGCTCTCACTGCCGTCGTACATCTCATCGATGCGGGTCAGGTCATCATTGCGCCGCACGACTGCTACGGTGGTACGTATCGGTTGCTGGCAGCGCTCGATAAACAGGGGCGCACGCGCGTGCGCTTTGTCGATCAGGGTGATCAAGCGGCGCTGGCTCATGCATTCGCGGAGGGCGACGTCGGTCTAGTGCTCGTGGAGACTCCGAGTAACCCACTGCTTCGCGTCGTCGACATCGCTGCGGTCAGTGCTCGATGCCGGCAGTACGGAGCATTATTGGTGGCCGACAATACTTTCTTGTCTCCAGCGCTACAGCAGCCACTTGCTTTGGGCGCTGACCTAGTTGTCCATTCCACAACCAAGTACATCAACGGTCACAGCGATGTCGTCGGTGGTGCTGTAATCGCCAAGACTCCTGAGCTCACCCAGCAACTCACGTGGTGGGCCAACTGCCTAGGCATTACGGGTGCACCTTTTGATGCTTTTTTGACATTGCGCGGCGTGCGCACACTGCCGGCGCGTATTCGTCTCCATGAAGAGAACGCTGGAGCAATCGCTGCTTTTCTCGCTGAGGCACCGGGAATCGCTAAAGTTTATTACCCAGGTTTAGCCTCACATCCGGGTCACGAGACGGCCAGAAAACAGCAACGCGGCTTTGGCGGTATCATCAGCTTTGAGATGCACGGTGGCCTCGCCGCCGTTAAGGCCTTCACCGACGGTCTTAAGTGTTTTTCGCTAGCGGAATCGCTGGGTGGCGTCGAGAGTCTGATTGCGCATCCAGCGTCCATGACGCATGCGTCCATGACACCGGAAGCGCAGGCACGCGCCGGTATCACGGCATCGCTCCTGCGTATCTCTGTCGGTATCGAAGCCACAGAAGATCTCTTGCAGGATCTACGGAGCGGGCTTGAGCGCGCAGCTCGGGCCACGGGTCTTTCCAACTCTAAAACACCGGCGTACGAGAGAGCTGATCGTCATGACACTTGTAGCGCTGCAGTCTGAACGTTGGCTGCAAAGACCGGTAGCCAGAGTATGGACGGCACCGCGGCTGCAGCCTGTTGCCGTTGCGGTTATTGGCCCCGGCGGCGTTGGTCGGGCGCTGCTTGAGCAGTGGCGTCAGATTCACCATAGACTCGCCGCAACTAGCCGCAGAGCTCTCGAGCTCCGCGCGATCTGCAATTCCAGAAGTATGTTACTTGCGACTTCCAGTTTAGGTCTCGATGAGTGGGAGACAGCACTAGCCGGTGCGGGCGAGGCCCCAGATTTCGACAAGCTCACTTACTCCCTGCACCAGCACGTGGGCGATGTCGTGATCGTCGATGTGACGGCATCGCCTGAAGTTGCGGCGCTGCACGCTGAGTGGTTGCAGTGCGGTTTTAAGATCATTACGGCAAATAAGCATGGGATGGCGCGAGATGCCTCCTATGCCGCCATTAAGCGGGCGGAAAAATCGGGTGGCGGCAGCTACCTGTGTGAAACTACCGTCGGCGCAGGTCTGCCCATACTTGGTGTGATCGCTGATCTCGTGCGCACGGGAGATGACATTTATAAGATTGAAGGCGTGTTATCAGGGACTTTGTCTCATCTCCTGGCTCGAGTCGCCAGTGGGGAGACATTTTCGCAGGTGCTCCGGAGTTTGCACCAAGCAGGCTACACCGAACCCGACCCGCGC
This DNA window, taken from Deltaproteobacteria bacterium, encodes the following:
- a CDS encoding homoserine O-succinyltransferase, with translation MAELAREQSASRRISRDRRDGSRVAGVVTLGQRPFALDCGGALAEVQVAYEIVGPSDAPVVAVLGGISAGRYVTSATTGPKGWWADLCGPGLALDTERYRLLSWDFLGGNGATTGPRSVPHLRTAFPDVTTFDQARVAAELLTLLGVQQLHAFVGASYGGMVALAFAAAYPTRVRQILAIVTAHRSAPLATGWRTIQRQIVQLGLDSNRGDEGLAIARALGMATYRTPDEFTQRFGGSRSDTRDPDSFPVWGYLKSRGDDYVKHMDPYAFLTLSRSIDLHAVDPQAITVPTTLAAVRQDQLVPLSLVEELAASFKAPCALKVLDSLYGHDAFLKEPEFYGQLLRCL
- the metB gene encoding cystathionine gamma-synthase, yielding MSQFSATSCVRAAVATDTSHGAVIPPLHLSTNFTFKGLGERRQYDYTRSGNPTRDQLAETLAELEGGHGAIVTSSGMAALTAVVHLIDAGQVIIAPHDCYGGTYRLLAALDKQGRTRVRFVDQGDQAALAHAFAEGDVGLVLVETPSNPLLRVVDIAAVSARCRQYGALLVADNTFLSPALQQPLALGADLVVHSTTKYINGHSDVVGGAVIAKTPELTQQLTWWANCLGITGAPFDAFLTLRGVRTLPARIRLHEENAGAIAAFLAEAPGIAKVYYPGLASHPGHETARKQQRGFGGIISFEMHGGLAAVKAFTDGLKCFSLAESLGGVESLIAHPASMTHASMTPEAQARAGITASLLRISVGIEATEDLLQDLRSGLERAARATGLSNSKTPAYERADRHDTCSAAV